The DNA sequence attaaacagccaaacagatgattagtaccgcgactatttagatgtctcaaataggttggagTATTTtgggcagaaaaatacacttctatttttttattaaaaaaaaataaaaaggcggcaagggcttttttgtcaaaatatatatgtaagaacgttgcttttgtaaaatatttctatgatatttatatttcttgcaccatttttgagaaaagcactatatatgacttggctggaaggctacttgctggcttctgattcaattaaacggactcccaaggtcgtccgtttaaaacgaatcctcagcctgcaagtagctacttccgagcctcgacacaGTAGCCCCGAGTACATTATTGTACTATTATTAtgctttatatttttaatattaaatagataTCCTAAATATAGTATAGGTATTCAAATGCATATGCTATGCATATTATACACAAAcgcattatttataatattattaaaagtaCACGAGGAACACGGTACTTATTATAATGGAGTTTATTCGTCTTGAATATTTACTAGTCTCTGGTGAAACTTACAATAACAATTCACTCTTTAGttgcaatttaataatagttCTCTATTTGTTTTACTTAAGAACGGTagcaaatatgtatatttatatattgacTACTTTATTGTTTGTGCTGAGAAATGTGTCATTAGTGCGAACGAATTGTTATGGAGATCTAACTATAACAGTGTTAGATGCAAACAATGCTGCCGGACTTTATTTCTACCTACCTGTTGGAAAACCTTTAGAGATTTTGTGCTCTGGTCCAGGTCCACTCGAAATATCATTATATGGTGAAAGTCTACCGATAGATACTATCAACAGTACTACTGTTAGATTTAAACAGGAGAAACCTGAAAAACAAGCATCTGTTTACGTTTGTAGCAATTCAGATATAAAATGTGCATTACGCTTGGTAATAGACAATCCTCCTGAGATAAAAGATTTCAAATGTATTTCGAAGAATTTGGAAGTTTTGAATTGTAGCTGGACAAATAATAATGTACTAATATCAAATGTATCATTATGTTATAAAGTGAATAACCATAAGACAATTCCGTGCCGTGTGAATAGAAATAGAGATATGGATTATTGCACCTGGGACACTCAGAGTAGTCCACGTTACAGACAACAGGAGGAAAATATCTTATTTTTGATGGACGCTTGTAATAAATTCGGTTGTACTCATAACATGTACAACATCGACCATATAAAAATTCTAAAGCCAGACCCGCCTCTAAATCTAAAAGTGTTAAACAAAACCACGAATAACGCTGTTTTAGAATGGACGATATCAAATAACATGATTGACTTTTTACAAGACGGATTGGAACACAAAATAGAATACTGGTTTTATGGAGCCCAATTTCGCCAAGTCGATTCAACACTTCCATTAAAACAAAGGAAATATCGCTTTGAGCTGTCACTACCGTGCGCTAACCAATACTATGAAGTAAGAATTTCTATAAGGCCCATCCGGGCTTCGAAAACTGGAATGTGGTCAGAACCTTCTTCGATATGTTTCTCAACTGATGCTGAAATAAAAGGTGATATAATGATAGATCCTGCCTGTGATACTGTAACAGAAACTCCGGAAGTTATGATCTACTTTGTAAGAAAATTGAGACAAAGAGTTAACAAAGAATTATCTAAGTTTAAAGAAGAAATTCGACAGTTGAAATTAAGAGCTGTTAGTATTTATAAATAACTGATAAAgaccaaaaaaatataactaaggaagaaaaatttaatattcGATTTAATGTGTTGtgtggcattaagttcgccatttgtacattatttttatgttttgtgcaataaagtttaaataaataaataaataaataatgtacgtATACATTTGAAACATATCTGCTTTTTAGTAATATACATAAacaaataatgttattttggtATGCTTACAAATAAATACTACGCAAAGTAGCAATCCTTCTGATTGtgtgtttctttttttaatttatgtctttatttatttataggtatgtactcggagtaattaacaatggagccgccattaacaggcgttcccctctgtcgaaaataggcggccaatggtcaacctcatgtcaaccatatgtatggactgacgtttatctgacatgacgtacctatacatttgatgtgcccctcccccgcaaaaaacggcagactattttgtaccgaaaattttagacatggcgtctccattggttatatcctccaagggtATGTATTATCAATCAGGCCCGGCATtgtgccacggctcatggaagtttagggtccgcttggcaatGGGTGTACCTATGGTTTCGTcaagatgttttccttcactaaAAAGTGACTAGTAAATAATACTATAACaaataacattttatatttaccagTCATTCAttggtttgaacccgcgacccccagattgaaagtcgcacgcccTGCCGAACTAAATACAGAATCCTTGctacttaattatattttgtatgaCAAGAGACTTGATGACGAGAAAGAAAAATGTACCTCAAAGTGTTAATTACTTAAATCAAATTACAAAAAATGCCCTACCTATTTCCGCGCCTGAactttttccttattttttttttaatttcttggTACTCATTATGGCTACGTGCTAATTATAAAAACTCCCTTGCCAAACTCACCCCTGACAGAGATTAAGACGATGAATTCTTAACGGGGTTCAGTGAAAAGCTTGGAAATGAGCCTTTTTTTAGTTCCTGcaaatacattattaaaaagtttggtgaaattgaaatatttttggtgaAGAGTTTCTGTCTAGTGAAatcttaagattttttttttatttggggtcCGTTTCAAAAAGTAATAATGCTaggtacagtaggtacataatatatcttTGTGTACCTAAACTTTTTACTCAATGGATTGGATACGTAGGTATGTCTAAACCAATTCACTTCAGCAGCGTCAGCTTATAAGGCGTTTTTCACTAAGTTATTACGgaaacaaatttttaaatgaatGGTCATTATCTCTAAAACAAGAGCGATTTcataaaactttgtatgaaatttTAGTCACTAAATATGGTAATACGGTCAAGAATATATCTTTAAAATCTGTCGGGTTTTACCAGCCCACAGAGTACGAGTATATTAATTCACACCAACGGTGCAGAATATCCCaaagaatttaaataatatcATAATCTCTTTCCACAGCGTACAGGTTGCAAAAATTTTCACGGAACAGTTAAAAATACACCCGGGTGCAAATACACCCAATTTAATATACTCCAAAAAGCTCCAATCTGTGTCATTGTCAATGAAATTACACGCTTTATGAACCGAAGTTATTGAATAACCCAGTGCGTGTATGATCGAATGAGCCTTTTGTCATGTCCGTGAAAGGTTTAACGGGAAATGCTGATTTCGCTGGAGTATGTTTTTGTTAACGTAGTTAAAATACAAAAGCATTAATAGTTACAATATAAACAAATCGATCATATGAAGCAATTCATTTTTCCTTTTACTTTCACTTAGTGTATTGAGTTTGTAAGTAGTCGTACTTCATTTAAAATGGTgtaaatactcgtatttaatttgaATAATCAATCTATACCAAACAACAGAAATACCAATAGGTAAGTTTTTTGCCAAACATTTCATCTTTAATACCAGCTGTTATCGCAGACTGTACTTTTTCTTCAACAGACAACctaatactcattgagacaattctaacaaacccaaacacaattccATTCAGTTGTTTTATTACTGAGTTCCAATGGCCTCCTGtgttcatcatcagatcagctcgatcgCCCCATAATAGTGCATTGTCACTCAACGCATgtgtttcagctcaatcgaactGGTTCTAAATTAGCTTGCAAAATGTCACCCGAACAAATATAatacaaaatgaataaaaacaagCATTGCAAGTttaaagcttgtaataaattaATCCACTTGAATATCTAAATTATTGCGAAGGATGTATGCAAAGTCTTTGGAAAAGTCCAACTTATTCCAACGAGATTAGAAAGCTAGAAGCGAAGGTAAAAAGCAGAAAGGATAACAGTAGTTCCGTGTTAGTTTTCTAACAACACAGAACTCACACAATAGGATCCGTTTTATATATCAAACGATAAAAGTGTAGGAAAGTTGCAATTGCAAACAGAACAGAACTTGCATTCCCTAACTTTGGTACTGGGGCGTGATCTAAACTCTACAGGTGGAACAATcgtataggtacttaatcatcatcttcttcgcgttgtcccggcttttgctatggctcatgggagcctggggcccGCTTGGCTtttaatcccaagaattggcgtggGCAATAGTTTTTACGAAACTGCTATCCGACCTTCCAAATCAAAGGGTAAGCTgcaccttattgggattaatcaggtttcctcgcgatgttttccttcactgaaaagccagcggctagtaaatatcaaatgatgtttcgttaagttccgaaaaagtcATGGGTACGAGGCGGAGTTCGAACCCGCGAAGTTCGGTTTGAAAGTCGCAGTCATGTGTACGGATTTTTAAATCTTGATGAAAGGATTTTATAAGGCGATGGCCCGGGCCGGGCCGGGGCGTCCGACACTTCGTTCTATGACTGGTGATCGGTTATTTTTTTGCCCCGACCCAGCCTCGGgttggtctaacgtgagtcatattTAGTAAGTCAGAGACCCAGAGGAAGaaggagagagagagagagacagaGAGGAGTTACGTGCGTTGCCGATGGGAGTATTAGTTAACACCGAGGGCGACAGGTCATTCCAGCGCGTCTTCGGGTGGAACAATCGTAGGAAAAGTGAAATTTTAACAAACAACATACGCACAGGATGAACGTTTTAAGCTTGAACAATGTCGGAATTCCTCGCACTGCTCAAGTATTTTAAAGATCTTCAGGTTTTTACCTAATGTTCTTAATTAGCTAAGGTTCCGTTTTTGGTGTGTTCCTTATTGAGCACATTGGGCAATATTATATGAAACTCTTGGTAGATTTTTGACTATTTTTGACGACCTTTATCTGACTCAGGTATACCTATCACTGAATGATGTCCCTTCTCCATAATATTACTCTCTCGGTTCCTTATAAACCAAGCAACATATCTATCGCCATACGCACGGCGGGCCAAGTTCGTCGCCTCGCTAGTACAACTCCCCTTGTTTGTCTTTTCCATACTCGTGCGTGTCTGTACGCTCAATTTGAGATACGGAGTATTATTACGCCTCGACTAATGTAATTATTGGCTAAGAGCAGGTGTTTTTTATGGTTGTCTCCGTTTTTAATGTTTATCGTGtcgtaatatcatcatcatcatcatcattgccgtttatataaattttaactTTGAGTTTATGATAAGCCTTGACGGTTTTAAGTTGTGAATGTGTGAGTATAGAGCGTAAACTAGAAAATCAGCGTAACAAATacaagttttttaaataatccaTATTTTGCACGTAATAATAAGTATTAACCTACGTCTCGTTTGGCTGATAAATATCTAGCGCCAAAAAACAAAATCCAATATGTCTCCAGCTCTTGGAATACACTTCGTATTTAGTAACATATGCTCGATTTCACAATATTATACTGTTCCTGTAACGTATAGTGCTGACTTTGCGTTGAGAAAGTTATGTTGTCTTTGGAAAGAAGCCAAGAAAATGTCAGTGATTTAACTAGTTGATTATAGTAATTTCATTAATAAAGGGTGAAGTTTAATACACCAAGATCAGCATTTCAGACTTTAACATAATTATAAGGAACAACTCGAGCGAAACGAAATATGTAAAGATCTTTCCTgactaaagtacctacctatatttgaGACAACTCTGCACTCTGCACCGACTTTAAAGTGACAAAGTGTGAGAATGCCACTAtacttttttctttattgtatgGTCAAAATAATCAAAGTTCGCATCTGTCActtttgataaaaaaatgttttatataaaaaccggtttatcgtttctctgatttttttttatttgtgtaataatggcttgagttgagagtttgtTTTCCAAGAACATTGGAGTATTCTATGCAAGTACTTATCTCAAAATTTTCGGAAACTTTGACTACTAAAACTTTCTTGCattctataagtacctacttgaaaatCATTTAAAAGTACTTAAAACTTTTAGGTTTCCAGTCGTATTATTGGCTACTTTGAATTTACTATCCAGTTTCATTTCAAGGTAATAACTTAGTTCGTAAAGTTGTTCGCTTCGCTAGAGAAAATTGCAAGTTTGTATTGTTAGAAAACAGGATTAGATTGTTGAAATAAAGTCTTATAATTTCATTTAAGAATTAGATCAAAAGCATAATAagtagtagtttatgtgactgttacatacataatgataggcattaaaatacgagtgtggatTTATAAAACGAGCTGAAAGCAAGTTTAGTAAAAAACATCACACGAGTAACGTGCTTTAATGCCtatttatgtacagtcgccatcagatatatcggagcggccaaggtgttcacaatatctgaacacgcactctaacgccttgacaatagaggcgtgctcagatatttatgagcaacttggccgctccgatatatctgatggcgactgtacagttacAAAcactacttaaaagtatgtggACGAAATCGCGTTCAGAGGCTTGTTTACTATAGATTAAACGAAATAAATATGAATTTCAGAATATCACTTCTAGTGTAAATGTGagcatgtctgtctgtccaaaAGGCTTATCGCGTAAACCGCCTAAGCTCCTCAATCTGCTCATTATGATTGAAGCACCTCATTAGGGCAAACCTGATGCACATTGCAACCGAGCCTGCTAAATTACCTCTAATTACTCCTGCCAGTGACTAATAGTTCATAAAGATAGTCATTTCAATTTCCAGAACCCATTGAAAGGCTCCGTTACGAAAGCAAACAGTAACATACAGTGCCTTATGTTGATTCATAGCTTTATAGTGATCAAATTGATTTATATCGTAAACATAGATAAATATACCTAGTATATAGTAGTACCTATAGGACTACCCTATAGGTACTACAGCTATGGACTAAACTTTAACGTTAATTTGGCCATTTTTGCTTGAGCCTATTTTAATCTTTTTCGGTAATAATTGGCCTGTTCATCTATTCTACTATGACattaattacagttttacatTAACATAGATATTATAAGCctttaacatatttttattataagtttgTTGCCTGTATAAGCGATccggtaaaaataaaatttgtttatttcagACCATGAGATCCATAATTTTGTTAGTTAACCAGAAAAACTTACATCCTATGTTAGTACTTACGCAAAACACTTATAACCATTAACTATTTACTACCTTAACCTTGCCTTGCATAATGCGTGCAGagactataccgggtgtggcctgtaatatgagcaaaaaattaaacagtaggctgtactcatcatactgaccaacattagttcagcgacttttaaaaatatcttgtggtttgattattaatacactttaaagtttatactaagacgcaatgtattgcgtattttgttatgtctaaggtgtgacaagcaacgtcaatcacaattatatggcgtggcgatggcgtccattgaagatgatatttattttgtatgaaaaatagggagtcaaaatacttcataatttttaaaagttgttgaacaaaagtgtcaccgtttgaggagtacaatctatattttaatgatttgctcgtgttacaggccacacccggtatatgcgTGATATATATGACTGGGGAATGTGAGTAAATTCGATCCTTTGTTATTCTAGTATTTTAAATCATTAGGTCTATTTGTCCAGAATCTTGGAAATATCTCTGCTTTTATTGTAAGTTTGTGTTATGCCTATACAAGCTATCCGGCTACTGTATATAGGTATTATGACTGGGGAATGTGAGTTTATATCTTTTTTTACTCTAGtatttttaaatcaataagCCTAGAGTGTTGGAAAAAGGTTTATATGCGAATTGATAgtctatattatttattcatccTCGCTTTTACTGACATCATGTAATCCTATAAGTACACTCCCTACATGCCAACCATCCATCACTCCATACACTCCCGTCTCCTGAAGGAGCCTGGGGCGTTTGCTCCAGGGTGCGGCAAGCGAGGTGATTTGTTAAGTGTCTTGTGGGCTTACACTTGCTGTACAAATatatcgtctaaatgagcctgtGGTCTTGGATATAACGTCGTAAATTTTAGTAATAGTAATTTAACAGCTGATTCTTGTACCTATTAAGCAGACACGTCTGCAAACTATACCATTATCATACTACCTTAGCAGCTgttaattttacaaataaataaaaggtgAAAAAATTCGCTGTCTTGGGCGGGACTCGAAATCGGGAATCTGGATCACCCATAGCCCatcgctctgccatctgagctaaATTGAACAACTGATTGAATTTTTATAACACCATTTTCGAttgacaacaataaattatttataatgttcTAAATCGTTctaagaaaaagacatgctgcgccgaccccaaatgaataggataagggcaagcgaatgatgatgatgttctaAATCGTTTTAAGTTTTTCAATTTCCATGAAAATCGCGAATAAGTGTAAACCGGAAGTGGTGCTACCTACACCATTCCGGTAAGTAGGTAAAAAGTAGAAATCTCTAAAGGTTCCTACTATGGTCTTACGAGTATGTCACTTGAGATAGCATGCGATTTACGGCATACGATCGGTCGGTTGACAAATCATTCAAATATGTCAACAGAAAACTCGGTTGGGGTATAGGAAAAGTGGCCCGATTTTAGGACAGACAATTTTCgggcaaaattttttttttgcatttttgttacttttttttattaaactttaaagaaaactataaaataagcatcttttattgattgaagttttttttataaatttgaccGTTTAGGAACTAGAGCGATctgaagttaaaaaaaaaaccaaaatctTTAAACCAAATCATTAAACCAAAATCGTGGATAGTGGGGTGCTCTGATTCGGTTTTAAGGGACCTTGTCATTTTGGGTACCTTGAGAATCTGGTGACCAAagattttggttttttttttaacttcagATCGCTCTAGTTCCTAAACggtcaaatttataaaaaaaaacttctatgaataaaagatgcttattttatagttttctttaaagtttaataaaaaaaagtaacaaaaatgcaaaaaaaaaatttgcccGAAAATTTTCTGTCCTAAAATCGGGCCACTTTTGTTATACTCTGACCAAAAACTCGCCAACCTCAATTCCCTACAACTATGTAGTGGTGTGCTGACGTGCCCAAAATGCACAagtatttagcaagaagatagggtacgtgagccacctaagggcgcaccagagagtggatcagctagcgacagctacactctaataaaGCGAATTAAAAATTGCCTCCtacagagcacacagtcgctgtggccgaaatcggaCAAGAGAGAGAGCTCATTATAATCATCCAAATATCATTCAAGGTTTAAGAATGCATGTGTATGACCTTGACGGTACATATTTGTAACCATTGATGAATgtcctataattttttttttttattgatatagatatctagggactggccctaaggacaataataatgaggcatgacaggggccagtacagcggtgtgacaccgctacaacgcgattggttgatgagttcgcatcacgcgcgc is a window from the Cydia fagiglandana chromosome 13, ilCydFagi1.1, whole genome shotgun sequence genome containing:
- the LOC134669833 gene encoding uncharacterized protein LOC134669833 yields the protein MYIYILTTLLFVLRNVSLVRTNCYGDLTITVLDANNAAGLYFYLPVGKPLEILCSGPGPLEISLYGESLPIDTINSTTVRFKQEKPEKQASVYVCSNSDIKCALRLVIDNPPEIKDFKCISKNLEVLNCSWTNNNVLISNVSLCYKVNNHKTIPCRVNRNRDMDYCTWDTQSSPRYRQQEENILFLMDACNKFGCTHNMYNIDHIKILKPDPPLNLKVLNKTTNNAVLEWTISNNMIDFLQDGLEHKIEYWFYGAQFRQVDSTLPLKQRKYRFELSLPCANQYYEVRISIRPIRASKTGMWSEPSSICFSTDAEIKGDIMIDPACDTVTETPEVMIYFVRKLRQRVNKELSKFKEEIRQLKLRAVSIYK